From the genome of Bacilli bacterium, one region includes:
- a CDS encoding MFS transporter produces MFNQPKAVWAVAFACVISFMGLGLVDPILPAIAVQLEATKSQVALLFSSYTFITGIAMLITGYVSSRLGYKWTMLLGILLIVVFSALGGMSDSIWQIVELRGGWGLGNALFIATALAAIVGLSQGGTAKSIVLYEAALGLGISVGPLLGGELGSLSWRGPFFGVSVLMAIAFICVLALMPKMEKPQVRTSLLDPFRALRYPGLLTLGITALLYNFGFFTLMAYAPFVMDLDEHGLGYVFFGWGVLLAFTSVIVAPKVQARFGTVRSICAMLALFAADLIIMGLFVSSITVVIVSVIVAGAFLGINNTLITTAVMQAAPVERSTASAAYSFIRFVGGAIGPWFANKLSEWFFPDTPFYVGAAIVVAGIIVFALGGKFLHQARNAETAHA; encoded by the coding sequence ATGTTTAATCAACCGAAGGCCGTATGGGCCGTTGCATTCGCTTGCGTCATCTCATTCATGGGACTGGGCCTGGTCGACCCCATTTTGCCGGCGATCGCCGTGCAATTGGAAGCTACCAAAAGCCAGGTGGCGTTGCTTTTTTCCAGCTACACGTTCATCACCGGCATCGCGATGCTGATTACCGGCTATGTTTCCAGCCGGCTTGGCTATAAATGGACCATGCTTTTGGGGATTCTCCTGATTGTGGTCTTTTCCGCCCTGGGCGGCATGTCCGACAGCATTTGGCAGATCGTTGAATTGCGGGGCGGTTGGGGGTTGGGCAACGCCTTGTTTATCGCCACTGCGCTTGCGGCAATAGTGGGCTTGTCGCAGGGCGGCACGGCCAAGTCGATCGTTTTGTATGAAGCCGCGCTGGGACTTGGGATATCCGTAGGACCGTTATTGGGCGGCGAATTGGGATCGTTATCGTGGCGCGGCCCGTTTTTTGGCGTCAGCGTATTGATGGCGATCGCCTTTATTTGCGTTTTGGCGCTCATGCCGAAAATGGAAAAACCGCAAGTCCGCACTTCGCTCCTCGATCCTTTCCGGGCCTTGCGCTATCCCGGTCTGTTGACGTTGGGCATTACCGCGTTGCTGTACAACTTTGGCTTCTTCACATTAATGGCGTACGCCCCGTTTGTGATGGATTTGGACGAGCATGGCCTGGGCTATGTCTTTTTTGGCTGGGGTGTCCTGTTGGCGTTCACCTCCGTGATTGTCGCCCCCAAAGTGCAGGCGCGCTTCGGCACCGTGCGTTCCATCTGCGCCATGCTGGCGTTGTTCGCCGCCGATCTGATCATCATGGGACTGTTCGTCTCGTCCATCACGGTCGTTATCGTTTCCGTCATTGTGGCGGGGGCGTTCCTGGGCATCAACAATACGTTGATCACGACAGCGGTTATGCAAGCGGCTCCGGTTGAGCGTTCGACCGCATCCGCCGCATACAGTTTCATCCGTTTTGTCGGCGGGGCCATCGGCCCCTGGTTTGCCAACAAGCTGTCCGAATGGTTTTTTCCCGATACGCCGTTTTATGTCGGCGCGGCGATTGTGGTGGCCGGAATCATCGTGTTTGCTTTAGGCGGCAAATTTTTGCATCAGGCGCGGAATGCGGAGACCGCCCACGCCTGA
- a CDS encoding MerR family transcriptional regulator: MKIEDVARECGLTKRAIRYYEEIGILPPPDRSKGGVRQYNESHIAHLKKILNAREVLGFSLQELQQYIAIIDALENHKRHYKQITDHAARKEKLLEIEHNLNELLELIEQKANKISAVRAELEQLRERARAAIANIENPS; this comes from the coding sequence TTGAAGATAGAGGATGTGGCGAGGGAGTGCGGCTTAACGAAACGGGCTATCCGCTATTATGAAGAAATCGGCATCCTGCCGCCGCCGGACCGCAGCAAAGGCGGCGTAAGGCAATACAACGAGTCGCATATCGCCCACTTGAAAAAAATCCTCAACGCGAGAGAAGTGCTTGGCTTTTCGCTGCAGGAATTGCAGCAATATATCGCCATTATCGACGCGCTGGAGAACCATAAACGGCACTACAAACAGATTACCGATCATGCTGCCCGCAAAGAAAAATTGCTGGAAATCGAACATAACCTAAATGAATTGCTGGAACTGATTGAACAAAAGGCAAACAAAATTTCCGCCGTCCGCGCCGAATTGGAACAGCTCCGCGAGCGGGCGCGGGCGGCAATCGCCAATATCGAAAATCCGTCATAA